A region of Paenibacillus sp. JNUCC-31 DNA encodes the following proteins:
- a CDS encoding AAA family ATPase, with amino-acid sequence MDIQGMKQMNKQLMNHVGTVIVGKDHTIELVMTAIIASGHVLLEDVPGTGKTMLAKSVASSLDCTFQRIQFTPDLLPSDLTGIHFFNQKDGDFEFRPGPLFANLVLADEINRATPRTQSSLLECMEERQISIDGSTRQLERPFIVIATQNPIDNQGTFPLPEAQMDRFMMKIRMGYPNSEESVEILRRTVARRSVDDLSAIISREQLLEAQSTYTSVQIDEDLLRYIIRLTEATRQHSELSLGVSPRGAQALLKASQAWAALHGRDFVLPDDIKILAEPVLAHRLVFRNRVRQQEGLAERIIQELLTQTDVPTENLAAGNGR; translated from the coding sequence ATGGATATCCAGGGAATGAAACAAATGAACAAACAGCTAATGAACCATGTGGGAACGGTCATCGTGGGGAAAGACCATACGATTGAGTTAGTGATGACAGCTATCATTGCTTCAGGGCATGTCCTGCTGGAGGATGTGCCCGGTACGGGGAAAACCATGTTGGCAAAATCAGTAGCTTCTTCGCTGGACTGCACCTTTCAGCGTATTCAGTTCACACCGGATCTGTTGCCGTCCGACTTGACGGGGATTCATTTCTTCAATCAAAAAGATGGTGATTTTGAATTCAGACCTGGCCCTCTCTTCGCCAACCTCGTCCTTGCAGACGAAATAAACCGGGCTACACCGCGTACTCAATCCAGCTTGCTGGAGTGCATGGAAGAGCGCCAGATCAGTATTGATGGTTCCACAAGGCAACTGGAGCGTCCATTTATCGTCATTGCTACACAAAACCCGATAGATAATCAGGGGACTTTCCCGTTACCCGAAGCACAAATGGATCGTTTCATGATGAAGATCCGAATGGGTTACCCAAACAGTGAAGAGAGTGTAGAAATTTTGAGACGTACGGTAGCACGTCGTTCTGTTGACGATCTGTCCGCTATCATTAGTCGTGAGCAATTGCTTGAGGCACAGAGTACGTATACATCGGTCCAAATCGACGAAGATCTGTTGCGATATATTATCCGTCTGACAGAAGCTACCAGACAACATTCCGAGTTGTCACTAGGCGTAAGTCCACGAGGAGCTCAGGCGTTGCTCAAGGCAAGTCAGGCCTGGGCTGCTTTACATGGCAGAGATTTCGTTCTGCCTGATGATATTAAAATATTGGCGGAGCCCGTGCTAGCCCATCGACTTGTATTCCGTAACCGGGTAAGGCAGCAAGAGGGCTTGGCGGAACGCATCATTCAGGAGCTTCTAACCCAGACAGACGTGCCAACCGAGAATCTTGCTGCAGGCAACGGGCGATAG
- a CDS encoding DUF58 domain-containing protein, which translates to MALLWLVIVGVIMIGVQGIWFGRPALYKLKYTRQFSKIRCYAGDELEMVETISNEKRVSVPWLRLEAMMPVSFVFRSGSGMDISQGDIYQNHKSIFTLKPFTRITRKHPFVCSRRGIYTLNTVTMTGGDLFGLWRVTKALPVHLNMIVYPSLVHPEDLPAIYQVWQGEVEVSRWIVEDPFLILGVRPYGAGDPMNRIHWKASARTGELQVYKQGWTADPQSWIVVNIQESADMWSVVTRPETIERALRYAATAVVDAIGRGLPAGFAHNGYRVSGGQDPLRIEPDYGSPHLERLLEAMAETELKCMVPMEQFLSDEVQRNEEAQQARSYLLITSYVSPAMEHEIARLHEQGHRVTVLPVEGGKSDSKAVSA; encoded by the coding sequence ATGGCATTATTATGGCTTGTCATTGTTGGTGTCATTATGATTGGCGTACAAGGCATATGGTTCGGCCGTCCCGCCTTATACAAGCTCAAGTACACTAGACAATTCAGCAAGATACGTTGTTACGCCGGAGATGAGCTGGAGATGGTAGAGACGATTTCGAATGAAAAACGAGTCTCGGTTCCCTGGCTCAGACTTGAAGCCATGATGCCCGTCTCCTTTGTTTTTCGATCCGGTTCAGGCATGGATATCAGCCAGGGAGATATCTACCAGAATCATAAAAGCATCTTCACGTTGAAACCGTTTACTCGTATTACGCGCAAGCATCCTTTTGTATGCAGCAGACGTGGAATTTATACGTTAAACACCGTGACAATGACTGGAGGGGATCTGTTTGGCCTTTGGCGCGTAACGAAGGCGCTCCCCGTTCATCTGAACATGATTGTGTATCCTTCACTTGTTCATCCTGAAGATCTGCCTGCAATTTATCAGGTATGGCAGGGTGAGGTTGAAGTCTCCCGTTGGATTGTTGAAGATCCCTTTCTCATTCTTGGAGTTCGTCCATATGGTGCGGGCGACCCCATGAACCGTATACATTGGAAAGCTAGTGCTCGTACGGGTGAACTGCAGGTATACAAGCAGGGATGGACTGCGGACCCCCAATCCTGGATTGTGGTCAACATTCAGGAGTCTGCAGACATGTGGAGTGTAGTTACCCGTCCCGAGACGATCGAACGGGCACTCCGTTATGCTGCCACTGCAGTAGTGGATGCGATAGGGAGAGGCTTGCCTGCAGGATTTGCTCATAATGGTTATCGTGTGAGTGGAGGGCAGGATCCATTGCGGATTGAGCCGGATTACGGCAGTCCTCATCTGGAGAGGTTACTGGAAGCTATGGCGGAGACGGAGTTAAAATGCATGGTTCCCATGGAACAATTCCTGAGCGATGAAGTACAACGTAATGAAGAAGCGCAGCAGGCTCGCAGTTATCTCTTAATAACGTCCTATGTATCTCCAGCCATGGAACATGAAATTGCTCGTTTGCATGAACAGGGCCATCGTGTGACCGTACTCCCGGTAGAGGGTGGGAAAAGCGATTCAAAGGCGGTGAGTGCATGA